A DNA window from Bdellovibrio sp. BCCA contains the following coding sequences:
- a CDS encoding NADP-dependent malic enzyme: MDTKTETKSGISNIDQEALLYHQQGKPGKIEVISSKPCATEKDLSLAYSPGVAAPCKAIAKDPSKVYDYTAKGNLVAVISNGTAVLGLGNIGPAAGKPVMEGKGILFKQFAGIDVFDIEVATNDVDTFCNAVRVLEPTFGGINLEDIKAPECFEIEERLKKEMNIPVFHDDQHGTAIVSGAALLNACAVTNRKMENIRIVVNGAGASANSCAKIFIALGARRENIIMCDSQGVIYKGRTAGMNKYKEFFAAETEARTLTEALKGADVFVGLSVAGALTPEMLKDMSKDPIIFAMANPEPEITPDKARAARPDAIIATGRSDYPNQVNNVLGFPSIFRGALDTRSTQINEEMKLAAVHALAKLAREEVPEKVSATYGGKSFKFGREYLIPKPFDTRVLMWVAPAVAKAAMDSGVATKKIEDWDSYRDTLEALQGPSKVFIRSAINRVHQNAVANGGELPRIVFPEGTSTKILKALATLVEEKICQPILLGYPERVKEKINALDIPALKDVPIIHPSSYPKYYSFVEKLYALRQRKGVNLREAERLMAEPNYFAAMMVHMGDADGMVTGSSINYADAVRPILQTIGIYQNGVPAGLNFILLEDKFLVLSDTTVNFNPTAEQCAQIALQAAKIVEYFGIQPRVAMLSYSNFSGSGETPAKMKRAAEIVKKLHPGLIVDGDMQADTAVNPEIMERLFPFSELKGGANVLVFPNLESSNITYKLIQQIGKVEVIGPFLMGVRRSANVLQRTTTVDGIVNSVVFTALEAQFIKDVLKARG; this comes from the coding sequence TTGGATACGAAAACTGAAACCAAATCTGGCATTAGCAACATTGATCAAGAAGCTCTGCTTTACCACCAACAAGGCAAACCAGGAAAAATCGAAGTCATTTCTTCAAAGCCTTGTGCGACGGAGAAAGATCTTTCTCTTGCTTATTCTCCAGGTGTTGCAGCTCCTTGTAAGGCGATCGCAAAAGATCCTTCCAAAGTGTACGACTACACGGCCAAGGGAAATCTTGTTGCCGTGATCTCTAACGGAACAGCGGTTTTAGGTCTTGGTAATATCGGTCCCGCTGCAGGGAAACCTGTGATGGAAGGAAAAGGAATTCTTTTTAAACAATTCGCGGGTATTGACGTTTTCGATATCGAAGTCGCGACGAATGACGTTGATACATTCTGTAATGCGGTTCGCGTTCTTGAGCCGACATTCGGTGGAATTAATCTTGAAGATATCAAAGCTCCAGAATGTTTTGAAATCGAAGAGCGTTTGAAAAAAGAAATGAACATCCCGGTTTTCCATGATGACCAACATGGAACGGCGATTGTTTCTGGTGCCGCGTTACTTAATGCCTGTGCGGTCACAAATCGTAAAATGGAAAACATTCGCATCGTTGTGAACGGTGCGGGCGCTTCTGCAAACTCTTGCGCAAAAATCTTTATCGCTTTGGGCGCACGTCGTGAAAACATCATTATGTGTGACTCTCAAGGTGTGATCTACAAAGGTCGTACCGCGGGCATGAACAAATACAAAGAGTTCTTCGCCGCTGAAACGGAAGCACGTACATTGACTGAAGCTTTGAAAGGTGCTGACGTTTTCGTCGGTCTTTCAGTTGCGGGAGCCTTGACTCCTGAAATGCTTAAAGACATGTCGAAAGATCCGATCATTTTTGCGATGGCAAATCCAGAACCAGAGATCACTCCGGACAAAGCGCGTGCCGCCCGTCCGGATGCCATCATCGCGACAGGCCGTTCAGATTATCCAAACCAAGTGAATAACGTTTTGGGCTTCCCCTCTATCTTCCGTGGTGCTTTGGACACGCGTTCAACGCAAATCAACGAAGAGATGAAGCTCGCGGCCGTTCACGCTTTGGCAAAACTCGCTCGTGAAGAGGTCCCTGAAAAAGTATCTGCGACTTACGGTGGTAAGAGCTTTAAATTTGGTCGTGAGTATTTGATTCCAAAACCATTCGATACACGTGTCTTGATGTGGGTGGCTCCGGCTGTTGCAAAAGCGGCGATGGACTCAGGCGTTGCGACGAAAAAAATCGAAGACTGGGATTCTTACCGTGACACTTTGGAAGCTCTTCAAGGACCTTCAAAAGTTTTCATCCGTTCTGCGATCAACCGCGTTCACCAAAATGCGGTAGCTAACGGCGGCGAACTTCCAAGAATCGTTTTCCCAGAGGGAACGAGCACAAAAATTTTGAAAGCCCTGGCAACATTGGTTGAAGAAAAAATCTGCCAACCGATCTTATTGGGTTATCCAGAGCGCGTGAAAGAAAAAATCAACGCTTTGGATATTCCGGCTTTGAAAGACGTACCTATCATTCATCCTTCAAGTTATCCGAAGTACTATTCATTCGTAGAGAAACTCTATGCTTTACGCCAACGTAAAGGTGTGAACTTGCGTGAGGCCGAGCGCCTCATGGCTGAGCCGAACTATTTTGCGGCGATGATGGTTCATATGGGTGATGCGGATGGCATGGTGACAGGATCATCCATCAATTACGCTGACGCCGTTCGCCCTATCTTGCAAACGATCGGTATTTATCAAAACGGTGTTCCTGCGGGCTTGAACTTCATTCTTCTTGAGGACAAGTTCTTGGTTCTTTCGGATACGACTGTGAACTTTAATCCAACGGCAGAACAGTGCGCGCAAATCGCATTGCAAGCCGCAAAAATCGTCGAGTACTTCGGCATCCAACCACGTGTGGCGATGCTTAGCTACTCCAACTTCAGCGGTTCCGGAGAAACTCCAGCGAAGATGAAGCGTGCCGCAGAGATAGTTAAAAAGTTGCACCCCGGCCTTATTGTCGATGGAGACATGCAAGCGGACACAGCTGTGAATCCTGAGATCATGGAAAGACTTTTCCCATTCTCAGAACTTAAAGGCGGCGCCAACGTTCTTGTGTTCCCGAACTTGGAATCTTCCAACATTACTTACAAACTGATCCAACAAATCGGCAAAGTAGAAGTGATTGGACCTTTCTTGATGGGTGTTCGCAGATCAGCCAACGTTCTGCAAAGAACAACGACTGTGGATGGCATTGTGAACTCTGTTGTGTTCACGGCTCTTGAAGCTCAGTTCATCAAAGATGTTCTGAAGGCGCGTGGTTAA
- a CDS encoding thiolase family protein, with product MKSPRDVVLVEGVRTPFAKAGTKLKKVHPAELGKTALKQLIAQTNLDVNSVDEVIIGNTGNPPDAVNISRVVALNAGIPLKTSAYTVHRNCASALESISNGYEKIKYGTMDVVLAGGTESMSQMPTLPPKKFQDIYNNLFAARGPKQALPLLWQLFKADVNQIKALLQGNMKDDYFPQISVMLGLTDPFVGINMGQTAEILAKEWGLSREMQDKFALRSHHLAAKAMKEGRMKEESTPVYLAPEYKEVIADDVGPRDNQTMEALQKLKPFFDKATGSITAGNSCPITDGAAMVLLMSREKADSLGYKPLARIRSYAFAGLEPERMGLGPAYSTPVALKRAGLSLKDMGLVELNEAFAAQVMACQRALNSDKFAQEKLGLSAKVGEISDEILNVNGGAIALGHPVGATGTRIVLTLAKEMKRRNVQFGLSTLCIGGGQGGSMILENEG from the coding sequence ATGAAATCACCACGTGATGTGGTTCTTGTTGAAGGTGTTCGCACACCATTTGCAAAAGCGGGAACAAAACTTAAAAAAGTGCATCCTGCGGAACTCGGAAAAACAGCTCTTAAACAACTCATTGCTCAGACGAACTTGGATGTGAACAGTGTTGATGAAGTGATTATAGGTAATACTGGCAATCCTCCTGATGCAGTGAATATTTCGCGCGTTGTTGCTTTGAATGCAGGCATTCCTTTGAAAACTTCTGCATACACTGTGCACAGAAACTGTGCTTCGGCTTTAGAGTCTATCTCTAACGGTTACGAAAAAATCAAATATGGAACAATGGACGTCGTTCTTGCTGGTGGTACAGAGAGCATGTCGCAAATGCCAACTCTTCCTCCGAAAAAGTTCCAAGATATTTACAATAATCTTTTTGCGGCAAGAGGTCCGAAGCAAGCATTGCCATTGTTGTGGCAGCTTTTCAAAGCGGACGTGAATCAAATCAAAGCCCTTCTTCAAGGCAATATGAAGGATGATTACTTCCCACAAATTTCTGTGATGCTGGGGCTGACGGATCCTTTCGTTGGAATCAACATGGGACAAACGGCAGAGATCTTAGCCAAAGAGTGGGGCCTTTCTCGCGAGATGCAAGATAAGTTTGCTCTTCGTTCACATCACTTGGCTGCCAAGGCGATGAAGGAAGGTCGTATGAAGGAAGAGTCCACTCCGGTGTACTTGGCTCCTGAATACAAAGAAGTGATCGCAGATGACGTGGGTCCTCGTGACAATCAAACGATGGAAGCTTTGCAAAAACTAAAACCATTCTTTGATAAAGCAACAGGCTCTATCACTGCGGGAAATTCATGCCCAATCACAGATGGTGCTGCGATGGTGCTTTTGATGTCCCGTGAAAAAGCAGATTCACTTGGTTACAAACCACTTGCTAGAATTCGTTCGTATGCGTTTGCGGGTCTTGAGCCTGAGCGTATGGGACTTGGTCCTGCTTATTCAACTCCAGTGGCTTTGAAGCGTGCGGGTCTTTCTTTGAAAGACATGGGCCTTGTTGAATTGAATGAAGCGTTTGCAGCGCAAGTGATGGCCTGCCAAAGAGCTTTGAACTCTGACAAATTCGCTCAAGAAAAATTGGGCTTGTCTGCAAAAGTGGGCGAGATCAGCGATGAGATCTTAAACGTCAACGGTGGAGCGATCGCCTTGGGTCATCCAGTCGGCGCAACAGGAACACGCATTGTTCTTACATTGGCCAAGGAAATGAAGCGCAGAAATGTTCAATTCGGTCTTTCCACACTTTGTATTGGTGGTGGACAAGGCGGATCTATGATTCTTGAGAACGAAGGTTAA
- a CDS encoding 3-hydroxyacyl-CoA dehydrogenase NAD-binding domain-containing protein, protein MSIQESIKIVPQGEIAVVEFDLVGEKVNKFSTPVMMRLQEVLGELKKSSYKAVIFKSNKPKIFIAGADIEEIKGMTTKEQFDAAVKGGQDVMNMVEDLPMPTIAAVNGACMGGGCEFILACDYRIASEDNSTKIGLPEIQLGILPGFGGTQRMPRVLGLQASLDIILAGKSVNAKKALKIGLVDKMVHPNLLEEQAVKWAKEIIADGAKKRRKKFEAKGAMNKVLESALGRGIVFKKAREGVMKATKGHYPAPLKALEVIQKTYGMSDRDAGMRIEREGFCELGVTEISKNLIHVYYLTEMVKKQNGVPGVDVKPKEVKAMGILGAGTMGGGIAYVAADKGIQVRMKDLNQEALGKGLKHASELWMKLVKRKSIDKYQFQQKMDAVSVTTDYSGFKNLDVVVEAIVEDMGIKQKVIGECAGQMRPDAIIATNTSSLSVTEMSKGHPRPEYFAGMHFFNPVNKMPLVEVIRGEKTSDETISTIYELSKKMGKMPVVVKDGPGFLVNRLLMPYMAEAAFLMQEGMSIEVVDKAYVKDFGMPMGPFELMDEVGLDVCLKVLKIFKKAFGDRIEVAPCMEALEKSGRLGRKNGKGFYHYSEDGKRGDVDQSIYAALGLGQPTNPYDTKECIERGVFAMVNEVSLALIEDRIVETPNEVDLAMIMGTGFPPFRGGLMKYTDSVGTQYVADQLAMYASSRKASRLKPSTPLTNMAKSNSKFYK, encoded by the coding sequence ATGTCTATTCAAGAAAGTATTAAAATTGTTCCTCAAGGTGAGATCGCGGTTGTTGAGTTTGATCTTGTTGGGGAGAAAGTAAATAAGTTTTCGACTCCAGTGATGATGAGACTTCAAGAGGTTCTTGGTGAGCTTAAGAAGTCTTCTTATAAAGCTGTGATCTTTAAATCTAATAAGCCAAAAATTTTTATTGCTGGTGCTGATATTGAGGAGATCAAAGGCATGACCACCAAAGAGCAGTTCGATGCGGCTGTTAAAGGTGGTCAGGATGTTATGAACATGGTGGAGGATCTTCCGATGCCGACAATCGCTGCTGTGAACGGCGCTTGTATGGGCGGTGGATGTGAATTCATTTTGGCTTGTGATTATCGTATTGCTTCAGAAGACAACTCAACAAAGATTGGTCTTCCTGAAATTCAATTAGGAATTTTGCCAGGCTTTGGCGGAACTCAGCGTATGCCTCGTGTTCTTGGTTTGCAGGCGTCTTTGGATATTATCCTTGCTGGTAAATCAGTGAATGCAAAGAAAGCATTGAAGATTGGTCTTGTTGATAAAATGGTTCACCCGAACTTGCTTGAAGAGCAAGCCGTGAAGTGGGCGAAAGAAATTATCGCTGACGGTGCCAAAAAACGTCGTAAAAAATTCGAAGCCAAAGGTGCGATGAACAAAGTTCTTGAGAGTGCTTTGGGTCGCGGTATTGTTTTCAAAAAAGCGCGTGAAGGTGTGATGAAGGCGACGAAAGGTCACTATCCAGCTCCTTTGAAAGCTCTTGAAGTCATTCAAAAAACTTATGGTATGTCTGATCGTGATGCGGGAATGCGGATTGAGCGTGAAGGTTTCTGTGAGTTGGGTGTGACGGAAATCTCTAAAAACTTGATTCATGTTTACTATCTGACAGAGATGGTGAAAAAACAAAACGGCGTTCCTGGCGTTGACGTAAAACCAAAAGAAGTCAAAGCCATGGGTATTTTGGGAGCGGGAACAATGGGCGGTGGTATCGCCTATGTTGCTGCTGACAAAGGTATTCAAGTGCGTATGAAAGACTTAAACCAAGAAGCTTTGGGTAAAGGTCTTAAGCACGCCAGTGAGCTTTGGATGAAACTTGTGAAGCGCAAATCCATCGACAAATATCAGTTCCAGCAAAAGATGGATGCTGTTTCGGTAACGACTGACTATTCAGGTTTTAAAAATCTGGATGTTGTTGTTGAAGCCATCGTTGAAGACATGGGTATCAAACAAAAAGTAATCGGTGAGTGCGCAGGCCAAATGCGACCAGACGCGATCATCGCAACGAATACAAGTTCGTTGTCTGTGACAGAGATGTCTAAAGGTCATCCTCGTCCAGAGTACTTTGCTGGAATGCACTTCTTCAATCCCGTGAACAAGATGCCTCTTGTTGAAGTTATTCGCGGTGAAAAAACGTCTGACGAAACTATTTCAACAATTTACGAATTGTCTAAGAAGATGGGAAAAATGCCTGTCGTTGTTAAAGACGGTCCAGGCTTCTTGGTGAATCGTTTGTTGATGCCTTACATGGCGGAAGCGGCATTCTTGATGCAAGAAGGGATGAGCATTGAAGTGGTTGATAAGGCCTACGTGAAAGACTTCGGTATGCCAATGGGACCTTTCGAGCTGATGGACGAAGTAGGCCTTGATGTGTGCTTGAAAGTTCTTAAGATCTTTAAGAAAGCTTTCGGAGACCGCATTGAAGTTGCTCCTTGCATGGAAGCTCTTGAAAAATCCGGAAGACTGGGTCGTAAAAACGGAAAAGGTTTTTATCACTATTCTGAAGACGGCAAGCGCGGCGACGTAGACCAATCTATTTACGCGGCTCTTGGTTTGGGGCAACCAACAAATCCATACGACACAAAAGAGTGCATCGAGCGCGGAGTATTTGCGATGGTGAACGAAGTGTCTTTGGCATTGATCGAAGATCGCATCGTAGAAACTCCAAACGAAGTGGACCTTGCAATGATCATGGGTACTGGTTTCCCACCATTCCGTGGTGGTTTGATGAAGTACACTGATTCCGTTGGTACACAATACGTGGCGGATCAATTAGCGATGTACGCTTCAAGCCGTAAAGCTTCTCGTTTGAAACCATCAACGCCGTTAACAAATATGGCGAAGTCGAACAGCAAGTTTTATAAATAA
- a CDS encoding NAD(P)/FAD-dependent oxidoreductase, with product MSMSYWLQEKVSNSPTAKTSKYDVVIVGGGIAGLSTAYWLQKENPKLKIAILEKHRVGFGASGRNAGFVTCGSTEHFIKLKEQFGLSKAVEIWKFSEENRELLLKHIIEDSWDEVDFRHTGSCTVAPSETHWEKYKNIAAIMRESGIDVYEVGPQEMEKDYGVTGFEGGIQYTGDGYIHPIKLLQKMRAKLNVDIFEEHEVLAIDKTLPTPVIRTSKGVFEGDKVVITLNAYLPLVLENFNSIIKPGRGQILLTEPLPAFVKGPCYLTKHLCYFRQLPTGHLLIGGFRNLAIEQENTHEDATTDLIQTALYDFVRSHFKYGPQAKIAHQWSGIMGFSPDGQMMLGALPQNENIHVMAGCSGHGMGLSFNGARTLVSGMFGKTIPAHLNINRFKV from the coding sequence ATGAGCATGTCATACTGGCTCCAAGAAAAAGTCTCTAACTCCCCTACGGCTAAAACTTCGAAGTACGATGTTGTGATTGTTGGCGGCGGAATTGCAGGACTTTCTACAGCGTATTGGCTGCAAAAAGAAAATCCGAAATTAAAAATCGCTATTCTTGAGAAACACCGCGTGGGTTTTGGCGCCAGCGGCCGCAATGCGGGCTTTGTAACTTGCGGATCGACGGAACATTTTATCAAACTCAAAGAGCAGTTCGGTCTTTCTAAAGCCGTTGAGATTTGGAAATTTTCTGAAGAGAACCGCGAGCTTCTTCTTAAGCACATCATTGAAGATTCTTGGGATGAGGTGGATTTCCGCCATACAGGTTCTTGCACCGTGGCTCCTAGTGAAACTCATTGGGAGAAATACAAAAACATAGCAGCTATTATGCGTGAATCTGGCATTGACGTTTATGAAGTCGGCCCGCAAGAAATGGAAAAAGACTACGGCGTTACGGGTTTTGAAGGCGGTATTCAATACACTGGAGACGGCTACATTCATCCGATCAAACTTTTGCAAAAGATGCGTGCGAAACTGAATGTTGATATTTTTGAAGAACACGAAGTTTTAGCGATTGATAAAACTTTGCCGACACCAGTGATTCGCACCTCCAAAGGTGTTTTTGAAGGCGACAAGGTCGTGATCACTTTGAATGCTTATCTTCCCTTGGTTCTTGAGAATTTTAATTCTATCATTAAGCCTGGGAGAGGACAGATTCTTCTTACAGAGCCTTTACCTGCTTTCGTTAAAGGTCCTTGTTATCTGACGAAGCATCTTTGTTATTTCCGTCAGCTTCCCACAGGGCATTTGTTGATTGGTGGGTTTAGAAACCTCGCCATTGAACAAGAAAATACCCACGAAGACGCGACAACTGATTTAATTCAAACAGCTTTGTATGACTTTGTGAGAAGTCATTTTAAGTATGGACCGCAAGCGAAGATCGCACATCAATGGTCTGGCATTATGGGATTTTCTCCGGATGGACAGATGATGTTAGGCGCTTTGCCTCAGAACGAGAATATTCACGTGATGGCAGGTTGTTCTGGACACGGAATGGGTTTAAGTTTTAACGGCGCTCGCACTCTTGTCAGTGGGATGTTTGGCAAAACTATTCCAGCACATTTGAATATCAACCGTTTTAAAGTTTAA
- a CDS encoding GNAT family N-acetyltransferase, whose amino-acid sequence MHIRPLELSDLPQVKTFTDRTIGLNYFSLEELQDCYHKSLVGDVMCSFVLVDDKGIQGFRLAYPPGAWSKGKGSKLRPDLWNVPLEKVGYFQSLFLAPEAQGSGWGPKLSEAAIECFKKLGTLAIVTHAWKESPNNSSIRYLTKFGFQSVTTHPEYWIDIDYECVRDGKPCRCTAEEMIKYL is encoded by the coding sequence ATGCATATTCGTCCTCTAGAATTATCCGATCTTCCTCAAGTAAAAACGTTCACCGATCGCACGATTGGTTTGAATTATTTTAGCCTTGAAGAACTGCAAGATTGTTATCACAAGTCGCTTGTCGGCGATGTGATGTGCTCTTTTGTTTTGGTAGACGATAAAGGCATTCAGGGGTTTCGTTTGGCCTACCCACCGGGTGCTTGGAGCAAAGGGAAAGGTTCCAAACTCCGTCCTGATTTATGGAATGTTCCTCTTGAAAAAGTGGGTTACTTTCAAAGTCTATTTTTAGCTCCCGAAGCACAAGGCAGCGGCTGGGGCCCAAAACTTTCCGAGGCCGCTATTGAGTGTTTTAAAAAATTAGGAACTTTAGCCATCGTGACTCACGCATGGAAAGAGTCTCCGAATAATTCTTCGATTCGTTATCTTACTAAATTCGGCTTTCAAAGTGTGACGACTCATCCAGAATACTGGATTGATATCGACTATGAATGTGTGCGCGACGGAAAACCTTGTCGTTGCACGGCTGAAGAAATGATCAAGTATCTTTAA
- a CDS encoding CPXCG motif-containing cysteine-rich protein, which produces MEYKVQCPFCREKFGITIHLEDGADQEFIWDCEVCCHPIDIHAIWNESHHKFSLRVGRGAGYDEMPI; this is translated from the coding sequence ATGGAATACAAAGTTCAATGCCCCTTCTGCCGCGAGAAATTCGGCATCACCATTCACCTCGAGGATGGTGCCGACCAGGAATTTATTTGGGATTGCGAAGTGTGCTGCCATCCTATTGATATCCACGCCATTTGGAACGAATCTCACCACAAATTTTCCCTAAGAGTCGGCCGTGGAGCAGGTTATGACGAGATGCCGATATGA
- a CDS encoding peptide MFS transporter yields the protein MAQTAHNADKTFFGHPRPLFTLFFTEMWERFSYYGMRVLLVLYMIQHLFQQADAGKEVFGYATIKSVLESFYGELSHQALSSQIYGLYTGFVYFTPFFGGIIADRFIGQRRSVYVGGVLMAIGHFLMAVESMFFPALLFLILGNGFFKPNISTQVGGLYAENDPRRDGAYTIFYMGINLGAILSPLICGTLGQKVGWHWGFGAAGVGMLVSLVIYHFGGKHLPQTEQKQSIKEVEAKAQQPMTKEEWARTIALTFLCMVTIFFWGVYEQQGNTLQLWSDQSTDWNFFGFEIPSTWYQSFNPLVIVFFAPLLDRYWAWRARSNKAPGTVTKMAIGCVLGAVALVIMYLAAQAVGAGKGNVMWLLGSTFLLTLAELYISPIGLSLVTKVSPAKIVSMMMGVWFLATFFGNYIAGYIGSYYERIAKDEFFLLLAGLSLIPAVLFFFTHKVLTNALGKDV from the coding sequence ATGGCTCAAACGGCTCACAATGCAGATAAGACTTTCTTCGGGCATCCGCGCCCTCTTTTCACCCTGTTCTTTACGGAGATGTGGGAAAGATTTTCTTACTACGGAATGCGGGTTCTTCTCGTACTTTACATGATCCAACACCTTTTCCAGCAGGCCGATGCCGGAAAAGAGGTCTTTGGATATGCGACCATCAAAAGCGTTCTAGAGTCCTTCTATGGGGAACTTTCTCACCAGGCTCTGTCTTCACAGATTTACGGCCTCTATACGGGCTTCGTTTATTTTACGCCGTTCTTCGGAGGTATTATTGCCGACCGTTTTATCGGACAAAGACGCTCCGTTTATGTGGGCGGTGTCTTGATGGCTATCGGTCACTTTTTGATGGCCGTAGAAAGCATGTTCTTCCCTGCTTTATTGTTCCTCATTTTAGGTAACGGTTTCTTTAAACCGAATATTTCGACTCAAGTGGGCGGTCTTTACGCCGAGAACGATCCACGCCGCGATGGTGCCTATACGATTTTCTATATGGGTATCAACTTAGGTGCGATCTTGTCTCCGTTGATTTGCGGAACCTTGGGACAAAAAGTAGGATGGCACTGGGGCTTTGGCGCCGCTGGCGTCGGCATGCTTGTGTCTTTGGTGATTTATCACTTTGGTGGAAAACATCTTCCGCAAACAGAACAAAAACAATCGATCAAAGAAGTGGAAGCGAAAGCTCAACAGCCCATGACGAAAGAAGAATGGGCTCGCACGATTGCGTTGACGTTTCTTTGCATGGTGACGATTTTCTTCTGGGGTGTTTACGAACAGCAAGGGAATACTTTGCAGTTGTGGTCCGATCAAAGTACCGATTGGAACTTCTTTGGTTTTGAAATTCCTTCGACTTGGTATCAATCTTTCAATCCATTGGTGATCGTCTTCTTCGCTCCGCTTTTGGATCGTTACTGGGCTTGGAGAGCACGTAGCAATAAGGCTCCTGGCACTGTGACTAAGATGGCAATTGGCTGCGTTCTTGGAGCTGTCGCATTAGTTATCATGTATCTTGCGGCGCAAGCTGTGGGTGCCGGTAAAGGCAATGTGATGTGGCTCTTGGGTTCGACATTCTTGCTGACATTAGCTGAGCTTTATATCTCCCCGATTGGTCTTTCCTTGGTGACGAAAGTTTCTCCAGCGAAGATTGTTTCGATGATGATGGGTGTTTGGTTTCTTGCGACGTTCTTTGGAAACTACATCGCAGGTTATATCGGAAGCTATTACGAGAGGATCGCCAAAGATGAGTTTTTCCTGCTTCTTGCGGGCTTAAGTCTGATTCCGGCGGTTCTTTTCTTCTTCACGCACAAGGTCCTCACAAATGCTCTAGGCAAAGACGTCTAG